In one window of Mercurialis annua linkage group LG4, ddMerAnnu1.2, whole genome shotgun sequence DNA:
- the LOC126677972 gene encoding short chain aldehyde dehydrogenase 1-like, whose product MAASSSLANFAKRLQGKVALITGGASGIGETTARLFSRNGAKVVIADIQTDLGHSVAKEISSESGEKVSFINCNVTNESDVENAVNKAVSLYGKLDIVYNNAGITGNYDTNILAIDSEDVKKVLDVNVYGAFLGAKHAARVMIPRKKGCILFTSSIASVTNGGMPQAYTASKHAVVGLTKNLAVELGKYGIRVNSISPAGVPTPMGASVLGIGVKDLQERWYSIANLKETMLEGNDIAQAAMYLASDDAQYVSGTNLVVDGGFCLTSNLVSVARK is encoded by the exons ATGGCAGCCTCTTCTTCCCTAGCCAATTTTGCCAAGAG gtTACAAGGCAAGGTAGCCTTAATAACAGGCGGAGCAAGCGGAATTGGTGAGACTACTGCACGATTATTTTCAAGAAACGGAGCCAAAGTTGTCATCGCCGATATCCAAACCGACTTAGGTCACTCTGTAGCAAAAGAAATCAGTTCAGAATCCGGCGAAAAAGTTTCCTTTATCAATTGCAATGTCACAAATGAATCCGACGTCGAAAACGCGGTCAACAAGGCCGTTTCGTTGTACGGAAAGCTTGACATAGTTTACAACAATGCCGGAATTACAGGTAATTATGATACCAACATTTTAGCTATAGATAGTGAAGATGTCAAAAAAGTTTTGGATGTGAATGTTTACGGCGCTTTCTTGGGAGCCAAACACGCCGCGAGAGTAATGATTCCGAGAAAAAAAGGTTGTATTCTTTTTACATCAAGTATTGCTTCGGTTACTAATGGCGGAATGCCACAAGCTTATACAGCCTCAAAACATGCTGTTGTTGGTTTAACCAAGAACTTGGCAGTTGAATTAGGTAAATACggaattagggttaattccatttCGCCGGCCGGAGTTCCGACGCCGATGGGTGCCAGCGTTCTGGGTATTGGAGTAAAAGATCTTCAAGAAAGGTGGTATTCAATTGCAAATCTGAAAGAAACTATGTTGGAAGGAAATGATATTGCTCAGGCAGCTATGTATCTTGCTAGTGATGATGCTCAATATGTTAGTGGCACTAATCTTGTTGTTGATGGAGGTTTTTGCTTGACAAGTAATTTAGTTTCCGTTGCGCGAAAGTGA